In the genome of Bacilli bacterium PM5-9, one region contains:
- a CDS encoding hypothetical protein (product_source=Hypo-rule applied; cleavage_site_network=SignalP-noTM; superfamily=50193): MKKYLIMFAMVIFLSMNNTYAKERSMQMTEYPIDYRSFINKESFIDILDYNDLSLVVEDNDSNPENGIVLYKEFIGNDGSLRRYGEWFKKQDGKWFNYKESIEHGTKTTNELYIKSYEAAEYYFDASKCSSSTTYENDSCQTKHKKSINYYYKEGNRIYISIDLTYPNNKYTKDNMYSSIIYKTTYRDNLYPEFKISVKRDSLNRITKFIYSYYHKDKIYQTAESMKIDTKYDRYDANNVQSYGIKYKTYDEKNRLRGIYEYHDFDDTYYDVDDDDAGDIGEVLTYQKLINYHSNGKIYTTLVEKNDKFENTTYHKKMKYRKDGKKQAVIFYKYKAGNAILRKEYKYNAKGTLKGKAYRYTTTYKKGKKKTVKGFYNSKGKIYKTVKVKNRKDFKVAEYEYELVNEEYYY, from the coding sequence ATGAAAAAATATTTAATTATGTTTGCAATGGTAATTTTCTTATCAATGAACAATACTTATGCAAAAGAAAGATCAATGCAAATGACTGAATATCCAATTGATTATAGAAGTTTTATAAATAAAGAGTCTTTTATCGATATATTAGATTATAATGATTTAAGTCTTGTAGTTGAAGATAATGATAGTAATCCTGAAAATGGAATTGTTTTATATAAGGAATTTATTGGAAATGATGGTTCATTAAGAAGATATGGTGAATGGTTTAAAAAGCAAGATGGAAAATGGTTTAATTACAAAGAATCAATTGAACATGGAACTAAAACAACAAATGAATTATATATTAAATCATATGAAGCTGCAGAATATTATTTTGATGCAAGTAAATGTTCAAGTTCAACAACTTATGAAAATGATAGTTGTCAAACAAAACATAAGAAGAGTATTAATTACTATTATAAAGAGGGAAATAGAATTTATATTTCAATTGATTTAACATATCCAAATAATAAGTATACAAAAGATAATATGTATAGTTCAATTATTTACAAAACAACATATCGTGATAATTTATATCCAGAATTTAAAATAAGTGTTAAAAGAGATAGTTTAAATAGAATTACAAAATTTATTTATTCTTATTACCATAAAGATAAAATTTATCAAACTGCTGAAAGTATGAAAATTGATACTAAATATGATAGATATGATGCTAACAATGTACAATCATACGGTATTAAATATAAAACTTATGATGAAAAAAATAGATTAAGAGGTATTTATGAATATCATGACTTTGATGATACTTATTATGATGTTGATGATGATGATGCAGGTGATATTGGTGAAGTACTTACTTATCAAAAATTAATTAACTATCATTCAAATGGAAAAATTTATACTACATTAGTTGAAAAGAATGATAAATTTGAAAATACAACATATCACAAGAAAATGAAATATCGTAAAGATGGAAAAAAACAAGCTGTTATTTTTTATAAATATAAGGCTGGTAATGCAATTTTAAGAAAAGAGTATAAGTATAATGCAAAAGGAACTTTAAAAGGAAAAGCTTATAGATATACAACTACTTATAAAAAAGGGAAAAAGAAAACAGTAAAAGGTTTTTATAATTCTAAAGGTAAAATTTATAAAACAGTAAAAGTGAAAAATAGAAAAGATTTTAAAGTTGCAGAATATGAATATGAATTAGTAAATGAAGAGTATTATTATTAG
- a CDS encoding branched-chain amino acid aminotransferase (product_source=KO:K00826; cath_funfam=3.20.10.10,3.30.470.10; cog=COG0115; ko=KO:K00826; pfam=PF01063; superfamily=56752; tigrfam=TIGR01123), with amino-acid sequence MEDTIKFIENENKRKKAVTPPAFGTTFTNYMFEMKYNDQDGWHNATIKPYEAFTIEPSALCFHYGQTIFEGLKVLKTNNKRILFRADANLKRLNDSAKRMCMPEIDVDFVLKALVELIKKEEDNWFYDNIDSYLYIRPFMIASEAIIGARQSKEYIFMIIMSPMSTYFTSDKVKLTTETHYMRVPTNGTGEVKNGGNYGGAFYATANANKNGYNQVLWLDPHEQKYIEEAGMMNVFFIVDNKIITPNTSGSILKGITRDSVINIAPELGYEVEEKKIDIDNLVELYKQGRVSEAFATGTAASIQPLDIINHNGFEMEFIYDENSVSTKVYDYLENIKKGLIKDKFNYIIEF; translated from the coding sequence ATGGAAGATACAATAAAATTTATAGAAAATGAAAATAAAAGAAAAAAAGCAGTTACTCCACCTGCTTTTGGTACTACTTTTACTAATTATATGTTTGAAATGAAATATAATGATCAAGATGGGTGGCATAATGCAACTATAAAACCTTATGAAGCATTTACTATTGAACCATCTGCACTATGCTTTCATTATGGTCAAACAATTTTTGAAGGTTTAAAGGTATTAAAAACTAATAATAAAAGAATATTATTTAGAGCTGATGCAAACTTAAAAAGATTAAATGATTCTGCAAAAAGAATGTGTATGCCAGAAATAGATGTTGATTTTGTTTTAAAGGCACTTGTCGAATTAATAAAAAAAGAAGAAGATAATTGGTTTTACGATAATATAGATAGCTATCTATATATTAGGCCCTTTATGATAGCATCTGAAGCAATTATTGGAGCACGTCAATCAAAAGAATATATCTTTATGATTATCATGAGCCCAATGAGTACTTACTTTACATCTGATAAGGTAAAACTAACAACTGAAACTCATTATATGCGTGTTCCAACAAATGGAACTGGTGAAGTTAAAAATGGTGGTAATTATGGTGGTGCATTTTATGCAACTGCAAATGCTAATAAAAATGGATATAATCAAGTTTTATGGTTAGATCCTCATGAACAAAAATATATCGAAGAAGCTGGAATGATGAATGTCTTCTTTATTGTTGATAATAAAATTATAACACCAAATACTAGTGGCTCTATTCTTAAAGGAATTACTCGCGATAGTGTTATCAATATTGCTCCAGAATTAGGTTATGAAGTAGAAGAAAAGAAAATTGATATTGATAATTTAGTTGAATTATATAAACAAGGTAGAGTATCAGAAGCTTTTGCAACAGGTACTGCAGCTTCAATTCAACCACTAGATATAATTAATCATAATGGTTTTGAAATGGAATTTATATATGATGAAAATAGTGTTTCAACAAAAGTTTATGATTATTTAGAGAATATTAAAAAAGGATTAATTAAAGATAAATTCAATTATATAATAGAATTCTAA
- a CDS encoding ketol-acid reductoisomerase (product_source=KO:K00053; cath_funfam=3.40.50.720; cog=COG0059; ko=KO:K00053; pfam=PF01450,PF07991; superfamily=48179,51735; tigrfam=TIGR00465): MKKVYLEKDINEKVLENKKIAIIGYGSQGHAHALNLKESGYDVCVGLKETSKSVEKAREAGLEVYDVATATKKADVVMMLVPDEVMPDIYNNHVKDNLVSGNYLAFAHAFNVHYNQIVPPSDVNVFMVAPKSPGHMVRRQYQNDKGVPSLFAVYQDYSNDTMQVAQAYAKGLGSGRSGILETTFKEEVETDLFGEQVVLCGGVVELMKTGFEVLVEAGYSQEAAYFECVNEMKLIIDMIYEGGFMNMNNSISNTAEFGEYVVGPKIITDETKQVMKDVLKEIKNGDFAKEFILEEKANNPKINAHRQNMKNHDIEKVGDQLRNLMKM; the protein is encoded by the coding sequence ATGAAAAAAGTATATTTAGAAAAAGATATAAATGAAAAGGTATTAGAAAATAAGAAAATCGCAATAATTGGATATGGTTCGCAAGGTCATGCTCATGCTCTAAATTTAAAAGAAAGTGGTTATGATGTTTGCGTTGGATTAAAAGAGACATCAAAATCAGTAGAAAAAGCAAGAGAAGCTGGATTAGAAGTATATGATGTTGCTACTGCAACAAAAAAAGCTGATGTTGTTATGATGTTAGTTCCTGATGAAGTAATGCCAGATATTTATAATAATCATGTTAAAGATAATTTAGTTAGTGGTAATTATTTAGCATTTGCTCATGCATTTAATGTGCATTATAACCAAATAGTACCGCCTAGTGATGTTAATGTGTTTATGGTTGCTCCAAAATCACCTGGACATATGGTAAGACGTCAATATCAAAATGATAAAGGTGTTCCTTCATTGTTTGCTGTTTATCAAGATTATAGTAATGATACAATGCAAGTTGCGCAAGCCTATGCTAAAGGTCTTGGTAGTGGAAGAAGTGGTATTTTAGAAACTACATTTAAAGAAGAAGTTGAAACTGATCTATTTGGTGAACAAGTTGTTCTTTGTGGTGGTGTTGTTGAATTGATGAAAACTGGTTTTGAAGTTTTAGTTGAAGCTGGTTATTCACAAGAAGCTGCTTATTTTGAATGTGTTAATGAAATGAAATTAATCATTGATATGATTTATGAAGGTGGTTTTATGAATATGAATAATTCAATTTCAAATACTGCTGAGTTTGGTGAATATGTTGTTGGCCCAAAAATAATTACTGATGAAACAAAACAAGTTATGAAAGATGTTTTAAAAGAAATAAAAAATGGTGATTTCGCAAAAGAATTTATTTTAGAAGAAAAAGCAAATAATCCTAAGATAAATGCTCATAGACAAAATATGAAAAATCATGATATTGAAAAAGTTGGGGATCAACTAAGAAATCTAATGAAAATGTAG